From Cellulophaga lytica DSM 7489, a single genomic window includes:
- a CDS encoding 3-deoxy-D-manno-octulosonic acid transferase: MHLLYNIVVHIAALLVKIIANFNPKIKLFVQGRKNIYNTLSKNISVKDDVIWVHTASLGEYEQGLPVIEKLKKNYPTYKFVVTFFSPSGYQVKKDDNIANAIVYMPLDTLKNAKKFIKAVNPKLAVFVKYEIWPNHLKILKEKQIPTLLVSAYFKKEQLFFKWYGSFMRKSLTAFTHFFVQDSNSKNLLKSIGFNNCTVSGDTRFDRVSKILEQNNELDFMTNFTQNKTCVVAGSTWPKGHLFLIDYINNTSAKNIKFVIAPHNIITDQIEELKNSIHKKVVLFSEINNNDISDFDVLIIDTIGILTKVYSYAHIAYIGGGFTKGGLHNTLEPAVFGVPILIGPIYKGFKEAEDLVQLKGVLPAANQNEFTSVLDLLISKKEHYNSTAEINKNYVAQNIGATNKIASYIGTLLVNK; encoded by the coding sequence GTGCATCTTTTATATAACATTGTAGTACACATTGCCGCTCTTTTGGTTAAAATAATTGCAAATTTTAACCCTAAAATAAAACTCTTTGTGCAGGGCCGTAAAAATATTTACAACACCCTAAGCAAAAACATTTCTGTAAAAGATGATGTTATTTGGGTACACACAGCCTCTTTAGGTGAGTATGAACAAGGTTTGCCTGTTATAGAAAAACTTAAAAAAAATTACCCTACCTACAAGTTTGTTGTTACATTTTTTTCTCCTTCTGGCTACCAAGTCAAAAAAGATGACAACATTGCTAATGCTATTGTTTATATGCCATTAGACACTTTAAAAAATGCTAAAAAATTTATAAAAGCTGTAAATCCTAAGCTTGCCGTTTTTGTAAAATATGAGATATGGCCTAACCACCTTAAAATTTTAAAAGAAAAACAAATACCAACTCTTTTAGTTTCTGCCTACTTTAAAAAAGAACAACTATTTTTTAAATGGTATGGTAGTTTTATGCGCAAAAGCTTAACTGCATTTACACATTTTTTTGTGCAAGACTCTAACTCTAAAAACTTACTTAAAAGTATTGGTTTTAACAATTGCACTGTTAGTGGTGATACAAGGTTTGACCGCGTATCTAAAATACTAGAGCAAAACAATGAGTTAGATTTTATGACCAACTTTACACAAAACAAAACTTGCGTAGTAGCTGGTAGTACTTGGCCAAAAGGACATTTATTTTTAATAGATTACATAAATAATACCTCTGCAAAAAATATAAAATTTGTTATTGCTCCGCATAATATTATTACAGACCAAATAGAAGAGTTAAAAAATAGCATACACAAAAAAGTAGTTTTATTTTCAGAAATAAACAATAATGATATTTCTGATTTTGATGTTTTAATTATTGATACTATTGGAATTTTAACCAAAGTATACAGTTATGCTCACATAGCTTATATAGGTGGTGGTTTTACAAAAGGCGGCTTACACAACACTTTAGAACCTGCCGTGTTTGGAGTTCCTATACTAATTGGCCCAATTTACAAAGGCTTTAAAGAAGCTGAAGATTTAGTACAACTAAAAGGAGTTTTACCCGCCGCAAACCAAAACGAGTTTACGAGTGTTTTAGATCTGTTAATTTCTAAAAAAGAACACTACAATAGCACTGCAGAAATAAATAAAAATTACGTTGCTCAAAATATTGGAGCTACAAACAAAATAGCAAGTTACATTGGCACTTTACTTGTAAACAAGTAA
- a CDS encoding TolC family protein: MKIINKYKTVLRHKKAYLVCVICVFAFYSCVPTREIKNENTTVPTVYNNATTDTVNSAVMKWDQYFSDPHLKAIIDTALVNNQELNIMLQEVQVAKNEIMVRKGEYLPFVNIQAGAEVEKVGRYTSQGANDANTDIKEGEEFPEPLPNYQVAAVASWELDVWKKLRNSKKAAVLEYLASEEGKNFMVTNLVSEIASSYYELLALDNQLKIIDQNIAIQKNVLEIVKLQKQAARATELGVKRFEAEVLKNQSSRYQIQQQITEAENKICFLMGSYPKHIKRTTTDFVEITTTPVHAGIPSQLLQNRPDIKRAEYELAANKLNIKVAKANFYPSIGIKAGVGLEAFKPKFLTKTPESVLYNVVGDVIAPLINRNAIKAAYKNANKRQIKAVYEYEKAILNGYIETTNQLSNIKNLKKSFDVKQQEVNALTESIAISNKLFRSARADYMEVLLTQRDALEAKIELVETKKEQLLAHVNIYHALGGGWN, encoded by the coding sequence ATGAAGATAATAAATAAATATAAAACTGTGCTTAGGCATAAAAAAGCCTATCTAGTTTGTGTTATTTGTGTGTTTGCTTTTTATTCTTGTGTTCCTACAAGAGAAATAAAAAATGAAAATACAACAGTGCCAACTGTATATAATAACGCAACTACAGACACTGTAAATTCTGCTGTTATGAAATGGGATCAGTATTTTTCTGATCCTCATTTAAAAGCAATTATAGATACGGCCTTAGTTAATAACCAAGAATTAAATATTATGCTACAAGAAGTACAGGTGGCTAAAAATGAAATTATGGTTAGAAAAGGTGAGTATTTACCATTTGTAAACATACAGGCAGGAGCAGAGGTAGAAAAAGTTGGGCGTTATACCAGTCAAGGTGCTAATGATGCTAATACAGATATTAAAGAAGGAGAAGAATTTCCAGAGCCTTTACCTAATTATCAGGTAGCAGCAGTTGCGTCATGGGAGTTAGATGTTTGGAAAAAACTAAGGAACTCTAAAAAAGCTGCTGTGTTAGAGTATTTAGCAAGTGAAGAAGGTAAAAACTTTATGGTTACCAATTTGGTTTCAGAAATTGCATCTTCTTATTATGAGCTTTTAGCTCTAGATAATCAGCTTAAAATAATAGACCAGAATATAGCTATTCAAAAAAATGTGCTAGAAATTGTTAAACTGCAAAAACAAGCTGCTAGGGCAACAGAGTTAGGTGTAAAGCGTTTTGAAGCTGAGGTTTTAAAAAACCAAAGTTCTAGATACCAAATACAACAACAGATTACCGAGGCAGAAAATAAAATTTGTTTTTTAATGGGTTCTTATCCTAAACATATTAAAAGAACCACAACAGATTTTGTAGAAATTACTACTACTCCAGTACACGCAGGTATACCAAGCCAGTTACTACAAAATAGACCAGATATTAAGCGTGCAGAGTATGAGTTGGCTGCTAATAAATTGAATATAAAAGTAGCCAAAGCCAATTTTTATCCATCAATAGGTATTAAAGCAGGTGTGGGGTTAGAGGCTTTTAAACCTAAGTTTTTAACAAAAACGCCAGAGTCTGTACTTTATAATGTTGTTGGTGATGTGATTGCACCACTTATAAACCGTAATGCTATTAAGGCAGCATATAAAAATGCAAATAAAAGGCAAATTAAAGCGGTATACGAGTATGAGAAGGCTATTTTAAATGGTTATATAGAAACCACAAACCAATTGTCTAATATAAAAAATCTTAAAAAAAGTTTTGATGTTAAACAGCAAGAAGTAAATGCGTTAACAGAGTCTATTGCAATTTCTAACAAGCTATTTAGATCTGCTAGAGCAGATTATATGGAGGTGTTATTAACACAGCGTGATGCTTTAGAGGCAAAAATAGAACTTGTAGAAACCAAAAAAGAGCAGTTGCTAGCGCATGTAAACATATACCACGCTTTAGGCGGTGGTTGGAATTAG
- a CDS encoding efflux RND transporter permease subunit: MFSKFIKRPVLAIVISVIIIFTGLLAINQLPISQFPQIAPTTVNIFIAYPGASADVLVKSTLIPLETSINGVQGMRYIASDATSAGEGTLRVIFEPGTDPNEAVVKIKTRVDQVMPLLPELVQREGVIITPVQPSMLMYVNLYSNKKHTDEKFLYNYAYTKMVPEIQRIDGIASAKILGSRKYAMRVWLKPDRMRAYNVSAEEVLKAMEDQSILARPGRIGRSSGKKSQALEYTLVYQNRYSEPDQYKDIIIKANEEGEILTLKDIADVELGSEFFDIYSNLDGKPSASIVLKQTFGSNGSDVIDAVKDKLKELKEDLPPGIDYKISYDVSNFLDASIEQVLHTLRDAFILVAIVVFLFLGDWRSTLIPIIAVPVSLIGAFFIMQLFGLSINLITLFALVLAIGIVVDDAIVVVEAVHAKMEEEHLTPYKAVKSVVGEIGGAIIAITLVMVSVFVPISFMTGPVGVFYRQFSITMAGSIVISALVALTLTPVLCAMLLKHNDGKRKKSAVDKFIDWFNRGFERLTGSYVKILNKIVARRILTFGVLAIFCAGIVYTSKILPAGFIPNEDQGMIYAIIQTPPGSTLERTNEVARKLQAICEETEGVQSVSSLAGYEIMTEGRGSNAGTCLINLKPWSERHHSVHEIMEELEEETKNLGAVIEYFEPPAVPGFGSSGGFSMRLLDKTNGTDYHEFEKINNNFMEALGKRKELSGLFTFYAANYPQYKLKIDNKAAMQKGVSIGAAMENLNILIGSTYEQGFIRFGRFFKVYTQAAPEYRGLPSDLEKLFVKSEEGKMVPYSAFMKIEKALGPNEITRYNLYNSAAIRGLPAPGYTSGDAIKAIQEVAKESLPHGYDVAWEGLSYDEARRGNESIYIFAIVLVFVYLVLAAQYESFLLPLAVILSLPVGIFGSFFLLKIMGLSNDVYAQIGMIMLVGLLGKNGVLIVEFAVQKRNQGSTILEAAIEGAKARFRPILMTSFAFIAGLIPLIIATGAGAIGNKTIGGSSLGGMLLGTLFGVLIIPGLYYIFAKMADGRSLIKDEDTVPASEEFMRASESKSGMKARMEKINQLLKKLIAKNEDNK, encoded by the coding sequence ATGTTTAGTAAATTTATAAAAAGGCCTGTGTTGGCTATTGTAATTTCTGTAATTATTATTTTTACAGGACTGTTAGCAATAAACCAATTGCCTATATCCCAGTTTCCGCAAATAGCACCTACAACTGTAAATATTTTTATTGCTTACCCTGGTGCCAGTGCAGATGTGTTGGTAAAATCTACCTTAATACCTTTAGAGACTTCTATAAACGGTGTACAAGGTATGCGTTATATAGCTTCTGATGCTACAAGTGCCGGTGAAGGAACTTTACGTGTAATTTTTGAGCCTGGTACAGACCCCAATGAGGCTGTTGTTAAAATAAAAACACGTGTAGATCAAGTAATGCCTTTGTTGCCAGAATTGGTACAGCGTGAAGGTGTAATTATTACTCCCGTACAACCTAGTATGCTTATGTACGTTAACTTGTACAGTAATAAAAAACATACAGACGAAAAGTTTCTTTACAACTATGCTTACACCAAAATGGTGCCAGAAATACAACGTATAGATGGTATTGCAAGTGCTAAAATTTTAGGTAGCCGTAAGTACGCTATGCGTGTTTGGCTAAAACCAGATCGTATGCGTGCATACAATGTTTCTGCAGAAGAGGTTTTAAAAGCAATGGAAGACCAAAGTATTTTGGCCAGACCAGGTAGAATTGGTAGAAGTTCTGGTAAAAAATCACAAGCGTTAGAATATACATTGGTATACCAAAATAGGTATAGTGAGCCAGATCAATACAAAGACATCATTATTAAGGCTAATGAAGAAGGAGAAATTTTAACGCTAAAAGACATTGCTGATGTAGAGTTAGGAAGTGAGTTTTTTGATATCTACTCTAATTTAGATGGTAAGCCATCTGCATCTATTGTATTAAAGCAAACCTTTGGTAGTAACGGGAGTGATGTAATAGACGCAGTTAAAGATAAACTGAAAGAGCTTAAAGAAGATTTACCTCCTGGTATAGACTATAAAATTAGTTATGATGTTTCTAATTTTTTAGATGCATCTATAGAACAAGTATTACATACGCTTAGAGATGCATTTATTCTTGTAGCTATTGTAGTGTTCTTGTTTTTGGGAGATTGGAGGTCAACTTTAATTCCAATTATAGCCGTGCCAGTATCACTTATTGGTGCATTTTTTATTATGCAACTATTTGGGTTGTCTATAAACTTAATAACCCTATTTGCACTGGTATTGGCAATTGGTATTGTGGTAGATGATGCTATAGTTGTGGTAGAAGCCGTACACGCAAAAATGGAAGAAGAACATTTAACACCTTACAAGGCTGTTAAAAGTGTTGTTGGAGAAATTGGTGGTGCTATTATAGCAATTACATTGGTAATGGTTTCGGTTTTTGTTCCTATTTCTTTTATGACAGGTCCGGTTGGTGTGTTTTACCGTCAGTTTTCTATAACAATGGCTGGTTCAATAGTTATTTCTGCATTAGTTGCTTTAACATTAACGCCAGTACTTTGTGCAATGTTATTAAAGCACAATGATGGTAAAAGAAAAAAATCGGCAGTAGATAAGTTTATAGATTGGTTTAACAGAGGCTTTGAACGACTTACAGGTAGCTATGTAAAAATTTTAAATAAAATTGTAGCTCGTAGAATTTTAACTTTTGGCGTCTTGGCAATATTTTGCGCAGGTATCGTTTATACCAGTAAAATTTTGCCTGCTGGTTTTATACCTAATGAAGATCAAGGGATGATTTATGCCATTATACAAACTCCTCCAGGCTCTACATTAGAACGCACAAATGAAGTTGCCAGAAAACTACAAGCCATATGTGAAGAAACAGAGGGTGTACAATCTGTTTCATCATTAGCAGGTTATGAAATAATGACAGAGGGTCGTGGTTCTAATGCTGGTACGTGTTTAATAAACTTAAAACCTTGGTCAGAGCGCCACCATTCTGTTCATGAAATAATGGAAGAACTAGAGGAAGAAACCAAAAATTTAGGTGCAGTTATAGAGTATTTTGAGCCGCCTGCAGTCCCTGGTTTCGGTTCTTCTGGTGGTTTTTCTATGCGTTTGTTAGATAAAACTAATGGTACAGACTATCATGAGTTCGAGAAAATAAACAACAACTTTATGGAAGCTTTAGGAAAGCGTAAGGAGTTAAGTGGCTTGTTTACTTTTTATGCAGCTAATTATCCGCAATATAAACTTAAAATAGACAATAAAGCAGCTATGCAAAAAGGGGTGTCTATTGGTGCGGCTATGGAAAACTTAAACATTTTAATTGGTAGTACTTATGAGCAAGGATTTATACGTTTTGGAAGATTTTTTAAAGTATATACCCAAGCAGCACCAGAGTACAGAGGTTTGCCTTCTGATTTAGAAAAGCTTTTTGTAAAGAGTGAAGAAGGTAAAATGGTACCGTATTCTGCTTTTATGAAGATTGAAAAAGCACTTGGTCCTAATGAAATTACTAGGTACAATTTATACAATTCTGCTGCAATTAGGGGGCTGCCGGCTCCTGGTTATACTAGTGGCGATGCTATAAAAGCAATACAAGAAGTAGCAAAAGAATCTTTACCACATGGTTATGATGTTGCGTGGGAAGGATTGTCTTATGATGAGGCACGCAGAGGTAACGAGTCTATCTACATTTTTGCAATTGTATTAGTGTTTGTATACTTAGTGTTGGCAGCACAGTATGAAAGCTTTTTACTGCCTTTAGCCGTAATACTATCATTACCTGTAGGTATTTTTGGTTCGTTCTTTTTATTAAAAATAATGGGACTTTCTAATGATGTTTATGCACAAATTGGTATGATTATGTTGGTTGGTTTGTTAGGTAAAAACGGAGTGTTAATTGTGGAGTTTGCGGTTCAAAAAAGAAATCAAGGTTCTACAATACTAGAAGCAGCTATAGAAGGTGCAAAAGCACGTTTTAGACCTATTTTAATGACATCCTTTGCATTTATTGCAGGGTTAATACCACTAATTATTGCTACAGGAGCAGGAGCAATAGGAAATAAAACTATAGGCGGTTCTTCTTTAGGAGGAATGCTTTTAGGGACTTTATTTGGTGTATTAATAATACCTGGTTTGTATTACATTTTTGCAAAAATGGCAGATGGGCGTAGTCTTATTAAGGATGAAGATACAGTGCCTGCTTCTGAAGAGTTTATGCGAGCTAGTGAAAGTAAAAGCGGAATGAAGGCTCGTATGGAGAAAATAAATCAACTTTTGAAAAAATTAATAGCTAAAAATGAAGATAATAAATAA
- a CDS encoding enoyl-CoA hydratase/isomerase family protein, with product MNFETILVEQQNSTAIVTINRPKKLNALNKATILELHKAFANLEADKSVKAIILTGSGDKAFVAGADISEFANFSEEEGARLARKGQDELFNLVENLGTPVIAAVNGFALGGGLELSMACHFRVASDNAKMGLPEVSLGVIPGYGGTQRLPQLVGKGRAMELIMTAGMISADKALDYGLVNYVVTQEELLPLCHKLIGKITNNSSVAISAAIKAVNAGFTKDGYDVEIEAFGACFGTEDFKEGTTAFLEKRKANFPGA from the coding sequence ATGAATTTTGAAACTATTTTAGTAGAACAGCAAAATAGCACTGCAATTGTAACTATAAACAGACCAAAAAAGCTAAATGCTTTAAACAAGGCTACTATTTTAGAATTGCATAAAGCTTTTGCAAATTTAGAAGCAGATAAAAGTGTTAAAGCAATTATATTAACGGGTAGTGGTGATAAGGCTTTTGTTGCTGGTGCAGATATCTCTGAGTTTGCTAATTTTTCTGAAGAAGAAGGAGCCAGATTAGCACGTAAAGGACAAGATGAACTTTTTAATTTAGTAGAAAACTTAGGAACTCCTGTAATTGCGGCTGTAAATGGTTTTGCATTAGGTGGCGGATTAGAGCTGTCTATGGCTTGCCATTTTAGAGTAGCTAGTGATAATGCAAAAATGGGCTTGCCAGAAGTGTCTTTAGGAGTAATACCTGGTTACGGTGGTACACAACGTTTACCGCAATTAGTTGGTAAGGGTAGAGCAATGGAATTAATAATGACAGCAGGAATGATTTCTGCAGATAAAGCATTAGACTACGGGTTGGTAAATTATGTGGTAACACAAGAAGAATTATTGCCACTTTGCCATAAACTAATAGGTAAAATTACAAACAATTCTTCTGTAGCAATTTCTGCAGCTATTAAAGCAGTTAATGCTGGTTTTACTAAAGATGGTTATGATGTAGAAATTGAAGCCTTTGGTGCTTGCTTTGGAACAGAAGATTTTAAAGAGGGTACTACTGCATTTTTAGAGAAAAGAAAAGCAAATTTTCCAGGAGCATAG
- a CDS encoding sensor histidine kinase, with amino-acid sequence MMFLVLMASILIAGVTIYQYREQSKEYNQDRLERKEAQIKESVNLTIRKTSFERITEKLHLIFKDEIFEIAEIQNVNFSIYDLEGELIIDSHPLLNKTSVTTCLDAIVLQKLKTSDNQRYVEEVSHIEKISNEEKIFRSSYTFIKDLKFRDIGILKLEYVEDTSFEDKELPEFLLRLGLVYIVMFIIAIVLAYFTSKYITRSLQTISDKLNKTDLSIRNPKILIDNPSEEIGRLVDAYNGMIDELEQSAVKLAKSEREQAWREMAKQVAHEIKNPLTPMRLSVQSFERKFNPNDPDIKEKLTEYSKTLIQQIDTMSSIASAFSNFAQMPAQQNETLNVVKIVKLAVDIFNESYIHFIAEEESIVAKLDRTQLVRVVTNLVKNAMQALPEVENPKVLVTVASDGDFVKISVADNGVGIADEFKDKIFEPKFTTKTSGMGLGLGMVKNIVETYKGNITFTSQPQKGTVFVVRFPKENN; translated from the coding sequence ATGATGTTTTTGGTGCTTATGGCATCAATACTAATTGCTGGTGTAACTATTTATCAATACAGAGAACAATCTAAAGAATATAACCAAGACCGTTTAGAGCGTAAAGAAGCACAGATAAAGGAAAGTGTTAATCTTACAATAAGAAAAACCTCTTTTGAGCGTATTACAGAAAAATTGCATTTAATTTTTAAGGACGAGATTTTTGAAATTGCAGAAATTCAGAATGTAAATTTTAGTATTTATGATCTAGAGGGAGAATTAATTATAGACTCCCATCCTTTACTTAATAAAACATCTGTAACAACTTGTTTAGATGCTATTGTTCTTCAAAAATTAAAAACTAGTGATAATCAGCGTTACGTAGAAGAAGTTAGTCATATTGAAAAAATATCTAACGAAGAGAAAATATTTAGATCCTCTTACACTTTTATAAAGGATTTAAAATTTAGAGATATTGGTATTTTAAAGCTAGAGTATGTAGAGGATACCTCTTTTGAAGATAAAGAGCTGCCAGAGTTTTTGCTAAGACTAGGTTTGGTTTACATAGTAATGTTTATAATTGCTATTGTGTTGGCTTACTTTACATCTAAATACATAACAAGGTCTTTACAAACAATTTCAGATAAGCTTAATAAAACTGATTTAAGCATTAGAAATCCAAAAATATTAATAGATAATCCTAGTGAAGAAATAGGGCGCTTAGTAGATGCTTATAACGGAATGATTGATGAGTTAGAGCAAAGTGCTGTAAAATTAGCTAAAAGCGAAAGGGAGCAAGCCTGGAGAGAAATGGCAAAACAAGTGGCTCATGAAATAAAAAACCCGCTTACTCCTATGCGTTTAAGTGTGCAGAGTTTTGAGCGTAAGTTTAACCCAAATGACCCAGACATAAAAGAGAAACTTACAGAGTATTCTAAAACGTTAATTCAGCAAATAGATACTATGAGTAGTATAGCCTCTGCTTTTTCTAATTTTGCGCAAATGCCAGCACAACAAAACGAGACGTTAAACGTAGTTAAAATTGTTAAATTAGCTGTAGATATCTTTAATGAAAGTTATATTCACTTTATAGCAGAAGAAGAGAGTATTGTGGCAAAATTAGACCGGACACAGTTGGTGCGTGTGGTTACCAATTTGGTTAAAAATGCAATGCAAGCACTACCAGAAGTAGAAAACCCTAAGGTATTGGTAACTGTAGCATCAGATGGTGATTTTGTAAAAATATCTGTAGCAGACAACGGTGTGGGTATTGCAGATGAATTTAAAGATAAAATTTTTGAGCCTAAGTTTACAACTAAAACTAGTGGTATGGGATTAGGATTAGGAATGGTAAAAAATATTGTAGAAACCTATAAAGGGAACATTACATTTACTTCTCAGCCACAAAAAGGGACAGTTTTTGTAGTGCGTTTTCCCAAAGAAAATAATTAA
- the galE gene encoding UDP-glucose 4-epimerase GalE — protein sequence MKILVTGGLGFIGSHTVVELQNKGFEVVIIDDLSNSSEKVLDGIVAITGTKPTFEKFDLKEKSKVQDFFKRHSNIAGVIHFAASKAVGESVEKPLLYYENNIGTLVYLLQELSALQKANFIFSSSCTVYGQADIMPITENAPVKEAESPYGNTKQMGEEIIRDTCKVVPALNAIALRYFNPMGAHPSAEIGELPIGVPQNLVPFITQTGVGLREQLSVFGGDYPTPDGTCIRDYIHVVDLAKAHVVALERLIGGNNSANYEVFNVGTGTGSSVLEAIKSFERVSGKKLNYKIVDRRPGDITTAYADTTKANTVLGWKAESTLDDAMKSAWDWEQKIRK from the coding sequence ATGAAAATATTAGTAACAGGCGGATTAGGTTTTATTGGTTCGCACACTGTGGTAGAATTACAGAATAAAGGCTTTGAAGTCGTAATTATTGATGATTTATCTAATTCTTCAGAAAAAGTATTGGATGGTATTGTGGCTATAACTGGCACAAAGCCAACTTTTGAAAAATTTGATCTTAAAGAAAAGTCTAAAGTTCAAGATTTTTTTAAACGTCACTCTAATATTGCTGGTGTTATACATTTTGCAGCTTCTAAAGCTGTAGGAGAAAGTGTAGAAAAACCATTATTGTATTATGAAAACAATATAGGAACATTGGTGTATTTACTACAAGAGTTGTCTGCTTTGCAAAAAGCTAATTTTATTTTTAGTTCTTCATGTACTGTATATGGGCAAGCAGACATTATGCCAATTACAGAAAATGCACCAGTAAAAGAAGCAGAGTCTCCTTATGGCAATACCAAGCAAATGGGCGAAGAAATTATTAGAGACACGTGTAAAGTTGTACCGGCATTAAATGCAATAGCATTGCGCTACTTTAACCCAATGGGTGCACACCCAAGTGCAGAAATTGGAGAATTACCAATAGGAGTGCCACAAAATTTAGTACCTTTTATAACACAAACAGGTGTTGGTTTAAGAGAGCAATTGTCTGTTTTTGGTGGAGATTATCCTACGCCAGATGGCACTTGTATTAGAGACTATATACACGTTGTAGACTTAGCTAAGGCACACGTAGTAGCTTTAGAACGTTTAATTGGCGGTAATAATAGTGCAAACTATGAAGTTTTTAACGTAGGCACAGGTACTGGAAGTTCTGTTTTAGAAGCAATAAAAAGCTTTGAGCGTGTGTCTGGTAAAAAATTAAATTATAAAATTGTAGATCGTAGACCAGGAGATATTACAACTGCCTACGCAGATACTACAAAGGCAAATACCGTTTTAGGCTGGAAAGCAGAGTCTACATTAGATGATGCTATGAAATCTGCCTGGGATTGGGAGCAAAAAATTAGAAAATAA
- a CDS encoding DegT/DnrJ/EryC1/StrS family aminotransferase: protein MKKIQMVDLKGQYQDIKEQVNTSIAQILETSAFINGPEVHALQKEMEEYLGVKHMIPCANGTDALQIAMMGLGLQPGDEVITADFTFAATVEVIALLQLTPVLVDVEPDTFNINPAAIEKAITPKTKAIVPVYLFGQCANMDAILEIAEKHNLFVIEDNAQAIGASYISKEGSKKKAGTMGHVSATSFFPSKNLGAYGDGGAIFTNDDALAHTLRGVVNHGMYERYHHDVVGVNSRLDSIQAAVLRAKLPNLDTYNQKRRAAALKYSMALANHKDIITPKMDVCCSADTCVCDCHVFHQYTLQIKNNDRDALVKHLQSKDIPCGVYYPIPLHLQKAYKDSRYNESDFPVTNQLVKEVISLPMHTELDDEQITYITDAVLEFLNN, encoded by the coding sequence ATGAAAAAAATTCAGATGGTAGACCTTAAAGGTCAATACCAAGATATAAAAGAGCAAGTAAACACTTCTATAGCTCAGATATTAGAAACATCAGCATTTATTAACGGTCCAGAGGTACACGCACTACAAAAAGAAATGGAAGAGTATTTGGGTGTTAAGCATATGATACCTTGCGCAAATGGGACAGATGCTTTGCAAATTGCAATGATGGGTCTTGGTTTACAGCCTGGAGATGAGGTTATTACTGCAGATTTTACCTTTGCAGCTACTGTTGAGGTTATTGCATTATTACAATTAACGCCTGTTTTGGTAGATGTTGAGCCAGATACGTTTAACATAAACCCAGCTGCTATAGAAAAGGCTATAACACCAAAAACTAAAGCTATTGTTCCTGTATATTTATTTGGACAATGTGCAAATATGGATGCCATTTTAGAAATTGCAGAAAAGCATAATTTATTTGTTATAGAAGACAATGCACAAGCAATAGGTGCAAGTTATATTTCTAAAGAAGGAAGCAAGAAAAAAGCGGGCACAATGGGTCACGTTTCAGCAACATCGTTTTTTCCTTCAAAAAATTTAGGAGCTTACGGAGATGGTGGAGCTATTTTTACAAATGATGATGCATTAGCGCACACATTAAGAGGCGTTGTAAATCACGGAATGTATGAGCGTTACCACCATGATGTGGTAGGAGTAAACTCTAGGTTAGACTCTATACAGGCGGCAGTTTTAAGAGCTAAACTACCTAATTTAGATACTTATAACCAAAAGCGTAGAGCAGCTGCATTAAAATATTCTATGGCTTTGGCTAACCATAAAGATATTATTACGCCAAAAATGGATGTGTGTTGTTCGGCAGACACTTGTGTTTGTGATTGTCACGTATTTCATCAATATACTTTACAAATAAAAAACAACGACAGAGATGCACTTGTAAAGCATTTACAATCTAAAGATATTCCGTGTGGTGTGTACTATCCAATTCCTTTACACTTGCAAAAGGCATATAAAGATAGCAGGTATAATGAGTCTGATTTTCCTGTTACAAACCAACTGGTAAAAGAAGTTATTTCTTTACCAATGCATACCGAGTTAGATGATGAGCAAATAACCTACATTACAGACGCAGTTTTAGAGTTTTTAAATAACTAA